Within Channa argus isolate prfri chromosome 4, Channa argus male v1.0, whole genome shotgun sequence, the genomic segment CCATAGCAGCCAGACTGAGGGTGACTGGAACACCATAACTCAGATGAGGTGTGTTTCTGGGGAAAGTTGGAGCTGTGATCCCCTGCTGTCATCGTGGTGCTCCTCTTCAGCTTATGCTGACAGCGCATCCTTGTGTTCGGATAAAAATACCTCCTCTCCCCTACTAAACCGAGAGAAAAGGGAGTCcagttcctcctcctcctgctctcgCAACATCATCCGCAGCATCTCACTCCGCAAGTCCAAGCGACCACCTCTTCCACCACTGCGCTCTGACTCTTTGAAGCGCCGATCGGGTCGTAGCAAACCCTCTCGCTCCACCTCAAGTCCCCGTCTGGAGAGCAGGCCCCATCTTGAGCACATTGCCCAGCAGACACCCACTTCATCTCCGCAGACCTTCCATGACCCATGGGTGCCCAGGAACAACAGGAATAACTGTGGGACAGTCACAACCTTTGAACCCTTAAGCCAAGTTTGCCATGCATCAACCTCAGATAACTCTCCTCTATCTGAGCACCTCCCCCAAAGCCCCACCCAAGCTCTGGGCTTCGCTCCCGGGTCTCCATGCTCAGAGGAGGAAGCACTGAGATTTACTCTTAACACCCAACCAGATGCATCTTCTGTGGCTGGCCTGCATCGCCTTGCTTCACCCTCCAGTGGTTACTCCAGCCAGTCTAACACCCCCACACCTGGCACTCCTGTGTCTTCCCCCCtcaccccctcctcccctcttACAGCAAGCCCTGGACCTTTCTATCTCCCTCTGTCCTCCCCTTTCCCCTCTCCCAAACCATCTTCTTTACCCCTGTCTCCTGCTGCTTCCTCCCTGTCCAGAGCTCCCTCTCGGGGTGAAGGGAGGCCAAAGCCGCCAGTGCCAGAAAGGAAGTCGTCACTCTTTTCCTCAGTCTCCTCTTCATTCTCTTCCAcctcttccctctcctcctgCACTTCATCAGAGCATCCTCTTCTCCCTGCTCCACTAGTTCCTCCTCCACTACCACCTCCTGCTCCCCCCCTTCCCCATTCATGCTTGCCTGCTTCTCCTTCATTCACCAATCTGTCTGCTGCtcctccccctccacctccacctccacctgcaACCCCTCCTACTCTACCACCTTCATCCCttcccactcctcctcctctacctcCTTCAACTCGTCCACCTCCTCCACCCTACTCATATGCAATCAGCAAAGCCTCTCATCACGCATTGGAGCCCACTGTGTCATCATCAACTGTCTTCTCTCCTccctcatctcctcctccttttcctcctcctccttctcctcctccttccttttcaGAAACCCCAGAATTCCCACTAGCTACccttccaccaccaccaccaccaccagcttTTCCTGTCCTGCCTACTCTCCCCACATCCTCATCGATTTGCCTTCTGTCATCAAGACTTGGCAAGTCCCCAGACCCTTTTGCCAGGGTGGCCACACACCACTTTCCCTTGGTCACTGCCCAAGCTTTGCAGGGTGTCAAGCTTCGGTCCATCAAGAACCAGGAAGGTGTCCTTGCTAGCCCTGTGCCAGTCAATGATACATCTGCTGATGCTACAGTTTATAGCCAACCTAGAATGTTGCCAGCTAATGCTAAACATTCTGATAGCAGTCACAAACTACCAACCAAAGAAGTCTGTTCAACCTGTCCTCTGTTGGCTAATGCTAATCTTGATGGCCTGGCCAACGGTGCTGTTAAACTATCTGATCCAGGATCAGAAAATGCTGTCCGTGATCTTGGTAGCAATGAAGATAATATGTCTAATGCTTTAACTGGTAATGCAAACGTTGATGGAAATCCAAATGGTCTGAAAATAGATCATGATTACTACAGCAAAATGGATATGAGAACATCCAACGGTAACACAGTTTATGCTAATCATCAGAGCCAACAAGCCATTATTTCTAGCCCAGCTAACGAAAGAAACTCTGGGCATCAGATTACCAGTGGTAAGACTCTTCAAGAAGTCCAGTCCAGTAAACAACAAAGAGCAGAGTCAGAAATACACGCTACGCCCtgggttaaaatgttaaatggtgtGGACAAAAACCGTGTCAACAAAATTGTCCAAGACTCTACTTTGCAACAACAGCAGGTCAAAGACACAATTCAATCCAAGCCTTACTGGACTTTATCTGGAACAAATCAAATGTcacaaaaagaaagcagaataTTTCTGCCAGAGAACAAAGGTAAAGTAGAGACAAATGACAAGAGTAATTCAGAAATGCAACATCAAAGTGCTGATGTAAGTCCCGCAGTGTATAGCCAAGTTAAACAGAGGAACAAACTTTTTAAGCCAGGTAGCCCAAGGAAACACAGCTCCCCAGAGAAGACAGTGCTACCAAAAAAGCCTGATCTTTGCATCCTGGGTCCAGTGGCATCCCCTGAGGCCAACACCACTGTCTCACGTGACACCTCGCCACAGAAGCAGAAGCCACCAAAATCGTACAAGGAGCCAGACCTCTCACTGACCTCACCCAGAGAAATAAAACTACTATATACATCGAGGCGTTCAGGAGAACCACTCAACAGCATCTCTGGGACTTGTGGAACCCTCGAGATCACTGGTATTTCGTATGGTCAAAGCTATACTGGGACCAGCACCTTTGGCATTATGGGTACTGCAGGGAGTAGAAACACTTCCAATGGAATCCAGAGCCCTTTGGAGGACTGTGGTACATCGGGAATTTGTGAAACTGTGGAGAGTAGCATCTTGGAAAGCTGTGGAACCTCAGGAACATCAACCTTAGGGAACTTGGGGACCCACAGAGGTACTTCTGATGAAACAGACCCCCGTCGTCTTTATAAAGATAATCAGACATTTCATAAGAGGCTGATGAAATCATCGCTGgctgaagatgaagaggaagatgaaaaggTGGAAGAACAAAGgctaaaaacaacaatgatgGTAAGGATGTCATCCTCATCAAAGAAAAAGGTCAAAGCaacaaagaggaggaagaggaggacaggCAGGAAactactgatgatgtcaccCACAATGGAGCCCTCCCCTtcttcatcgtcatcatcatcttcatcctcatcctcatctggAGATGAACAAGATGTGGTGAAAGTAAGAGCGATGCCAACAACTGCGAGTCTGAGAATGACAAAGGAAGTTTGCGATGAAGAGACTAGCGACTCTGAAAGCTCCTGTGCTCAGATTGGTCAGAGCAGGTACTCCCTCAGCAGCGCACTGTCCACTGAAAGCCTGCGGGGGGACCTGTCACTTCCGGACCTGCTGATACACGAAGCAGGGGATGAAGAAGTGAAGAAGAGGGGCAAGGAAGGAGCACAGAGTACAGAAATGAAGGAGACCAGAGGACCTTCAGGTCGTAAGTCGAGTTTAATGGAGTTGCTCTTAAGCTTAAAACCCTTTAATATTAAGTTTAGTAAGAGATTTTTGAGCCGGTAGGTCTTTATATCCAGTTTTAACTCTGCCTTTTTGTGTTCTTCTCCAGCTGATCTCTTTGTCAGAGTTTCAGCAGATCAGATGTTCATCTCCAGTCAACCACGAACCACGGAGGATCTATTTGCTGTCATTCACAGGTAGAAGCACAAAAGTACACAATGCTGCTGTACAAACCCATCAGCCAAGT encodes:
- the LOC137125453 gene encoding NHS-like protein 1 isoform X2; its protein translation is MVLIGAAIKSVLKYLSKTRGDRDSKWSVHYTTQKPQHGLLFVPGTRRSGGADDLQACNGLTQHGCSEPASSHLHHLSSASPPSSSSLDQLEGRTRGGWKNRSQKMSSASSDEDERFILDNTRPLTPLVLNPIQLTSSWDAFAPAYEPTVDVEMEPTPRLPTPEERMRQQAEAVGADIVPINITGESFDRQASFRRTISRTDSLSRRPRNLPGRKTVASIPDVVQKLDTPLVLPSQFSIVGQPPSSRISTNQQITVDEKVVERGEIRKEGQSAGRKIRAPRGEGISRLMASLTSSPRVDPCQDHASSICSPSLEVRSLPRLATNSSLNSEASCNSVCYRTLSASSSCCQSQDLKSFPSDLQPLLPFDPTARVIPQSPYSSSSSLSSSPGTSSLPTTPSHALQPEWSYLSDKPLNEASQHHSSTSSSHYLSSSSIADSESQFSYQTLDDQTQHYTQCSYSEASWSSQPLSPSSSVHSSQTEGDWNTITQMRCVSGESWSCDPLLSSWCSSSAYADSASLCSDKNTSSPLLNREKRESSSSSSCSRNIIRSISLRKSKRPPLPPLRSDSLKRRSGRSKPSRSTSSPRLESRPHLEHIAQQTPTSSPQTFHDPWVPRNNRNNCGTVTTFEPLSQVCHASTSDNSPLSEHLPQSPTQALGFAPGSPCSEEEALRFTLNTQPDASSVAGLHRLASPSSGYSSQSNTPTPGTPVSSPLTPSSPLTASPGPFYLPLSSPFPSPKPSSLPLSPAASSLSRAPSRGEGRPKPPVPERKSSLFSSVSSSFSSTSSLSSCTSSEHPLLPAPLVPPPLPPPAPPLPHSCLPASPSFTNLSAAPPPPPPPPPATPPTLPPSSLPTPPPLPPSTRPPPPPYSYAISKASHHALEPTVSSSTVFSPPSSPPPFPPPPSPPPSFSETPEFPLATLPPPPPPPAFPVLPTLPTSSSICLLSSRLGKSPDPFARVATHHFPLVTAQALQGVKLRSIKNQEGVLASPVPVNDTSADATVYSQPRMLPANAKHSDSSHKLPTKEVCSTCPLLANANLDGLANGAVKLSDPGSENAVRDLGSNEDNMSNALTGNANVDGNPNGLKIDHDYYSKMDMRTSNGNTVYANHQSQQAIISSPANERNSGHQITSGKTLQEVQSSKQQRAESEIHATPWVKMLNGVDKNRVNKIVQDSTLQQQQVKDTIQSKPYWTLSGTNQMSQKESRIFLPENKGKVETNDKSNSEMQHQSADVSPAVYSQVKQRNKLFKPGSPRKHSSPEKTVLPKKPDLCILGPVASPEANTTVSRDTSPQKQKPPKSYKEPDLSLTSPREIKLLYTSRRSGEPLNSISGTCGTLEITGISYGQSYTGTSTFGIMGTAGSRNTSNGIQSPLEDCGTSGICETVESSILESCGTSGTSTLGNLGTHRGTSDETDPRRLYKDNQTFHKRLMKSSLAEDEEEDEKVEEQRLKTTMMVRMSSSSKKKVKATKRRKRRTGRKLLMMSPTMEPSPSSSSSSSSSSSSSGDEQDVVKVRAMPTTASLRMTKEVCDEETSDSESSCAQIGQSRYSLSSALSTESLRGDLSLPDLLIHEAGDEEVKKRGKEGAQSTEMKETRGPSGPDLFVRVSADQMFISSQPRTTEDLFAVIHRSKRKMLGRKDSEEDGNCIMSSSSRPVTPANPLLRSTRPAALRSQRSTRSESFKALLLRKGSRSRSSSRLSAVEQLCKASSPTSTDFQGVLSLPPPLEEMQVKSRSSSLSHTLDRRDTNASLPLDIPVSPTSLGSQNFSVMFGFKQRDLTYNDFLFTSSSPFFFLSSSSPSTRPRFFTPPCSASRRFGARCRLFATPMAAIFEGECEEEEEEENNNEVFAESPGTEGETSQRLLEIC
- the LOC137125453 gene encoding NHS-like protein 1 isoform X4, with the protein product MTSCCNQARSTFTDTLRRWARDDNMLCLKACNGLTQHGCSEPASSHLHHLSSASPPSSSSLDQLEGRTRGGWKNRSQKMSSASSDEDERFILDNTRPLTPLVLNPIQLTSSWDAFAPAYEPTVDVEMEPTPRLPTPEERMRQQAEAVGADIVPINITGESFDRQASFRRTISRTDSLSRRPRNLPGRKTVASIPDVVQKLDTPLVLPSQFSIVGQPPSSRISTNQQITVDEKVVERGEIRKEGQSAGRKIRAPRGEGISRLMASLTSSPRVDPCQDHASSICSPSLEVRSLPRLATNSSLNSEASCNSVCYRTLSASSSCCQSQDLKSFPSDLQPLLPFDPTARVIPQSPYSSSSSLSSSPGTSSLPTTPSHALQPEWSYLSDKPLNEASQHHSSTSSSHYLSSSSIADSESQFSYQTLDDQTQHYTQCSYSEASWSSQPLSPSSSVHSSQTEGDWNTITQMRCVSGESWSCDPLLSSWCSSSAYADSASLCSDKNTSSPLLNREKRESSSSSSCSRNIIRSISLRKSKRPPLPPLRSDSLKRRSGRSKPSRSTSSPRLESRPHLEHIAQQTPTSSPQTFHDPWVPRNNRNNCGTVTTFEPLSQVCHASTSDNSPLSEHLPQSPTQALGFAPGSPCSEEEALRFTLNTQPDASSVAGLHRLASPSSGYSSQSNTPTPGTPVSSPLTPSSPLTASPGPFYLPLSSPFPSPKPSSLPLSPAASSLSRAPSRGEGRPKPPVPERKSSLFSSVSSSFSSTSSLSSCTSSEHPLLPAPLVPPPLPPPAPPLPHSCLPASPSFTNLSAAPPPPPPPPPATPPTLPPSSLPTPPPLPPSTRPPPPPYSYAISKASHHALEPTVSSSTVFSPPSSPPPFPPPPSPPPSFSETPEFPLATLPPPPPPPAFPVLPTLPTSSSICLLSSRLGKSPDPFARVATHHFPLVTAQALQGVKLRSIKNQEGVLASPVPVNDTSADATVYSQPRMLPANAKHSDSSHKLPTKEVCSTCPLLANANLDGLANGAVKLSDPGSENAVRDLGSNEDNMSNALTGNANVDGNPNGLKIDHDYYSKMDMRTSNGNTVYANHQSQQAIISSPANERNSGHQITSGKTLQEVQSSKQQRAESEIHATPWVKMLNGVDKNRVNKIVQDSTLQQQQVKDTIQSKPYWTLSGTNQMSQKESRIFLPENKGKVETNDKSNSEMQHQSADVSPAVYSQVKQRNKLFKPGSPRKHSSPEKTVLPKKPDLCILGPVASPEANTTVSRDTSPQKQKPPKSYKEPDLSLTSPREIKLLYTSRRSGEPLNSISGTCGTLEITGISYGQSYTGTSTFGIMGTAGSRNTSNGIQSPLEDCGTSGICETVESSILESCGTSGTSTLGNLGTHRGTSDETDPRRLYKDNQTFHKRLMKSSLAEDEEEDEKVEEQRLKTTMMVRMSSSSKKKVKATKRRKRRTGRKLLMMSPTMEPSPSSSSSSSSSSSSSGDEQDVVKVRAMPTTASLRMTKEVCDEETSDSESSCAQIGQSRYSLSSALSTESLRGDLSLPDLLIHEAGDEEVKKRGKEGAQSTEMKETRGPSGPDLFVRVSADQMFISSQPRTTEDLFAVIHRSKRKMLGRKDSEEDGNCIMSSSSRPVTPANPLLRSTRPAALRSQRSTRSESFKALLLRKGSRSRSSSRLSAVEQLCKASSPTSTDFQGVLSLPPPLEEMQVKSRSSSLSHTLDRRDTNASLPLDIPVSPTSLGSQNFSVMFGFKQRDLTYNDFLFTSSSPFFFLSSSSPSTRPRFFTPPCSASRRFGARCRLFATPMAAIFEGECEEEEEEENNNEVFAESPGTEGETSQRLLEIC
- the LOC137125453 gene encoding NHS-like protein 1 isoform X3 is translated as MVLIGAAIKSVLKYLRDRDSKWSVHYTTQKPQHGLLFVPGTRRSGGADDLQACNGLTQHGCSEPASSHLHHLSSASPPSSSSLDQLEGRTRGGWKNRSQKMSSASSDEDERFILDNTRPLTPLVLNPIQLTSSWDAFAPAYEPTVDVEMEPTPRLPTPEERMRQQAEAVGADIVPINITGESFDRQASFRRTISRTDSLSRRPRNLPGRKTVASIPDVVQKLDTPLVLPSQFSIVGQPPSSRISTNQQITVDEKVVERGEIRKEGQSAGRKIRAPRGEGISRLMASLTSSPRVDPCQDHASSICSPSLEVRSLPRLATNSSLNSEASCNSVCYRTLSASSSCCQSQDLKSFPSDLQPLLPFDPTARVIPQSPYSSSSSLSSSPGTSSLPTTPSHALQPEWSYLSDKPLNEASQHHSSTSSSHYLSSSSIADSESQFSYQTLDDQTQHYTQCSYSEASWSSQPLSPSSSVHSSQTEGDWNTITQMRCVSGESWSCDPLLSSWCSSSAYADSASLCSDKNTSSPLLNREKRESSSSSSCSRNIIRSISLRKSKRPPLPPLRSDSLKRRSGRSKPSRSTSSPRLESRPHLEHIAQQTPTSSPQTFHDPWVPRNNRNNCGTVTTFEPLSQVCHASTSDNSPLSEHLPQSPTQALGFAPGSPCSEEEALRFTLNTQPDASSVAGLHRLASPSSGYSSQSNTPTPGTPVSSPLTPSSPLTASPGPFYLPLSSPFPSPKPSSLPLSPAASSLSRAPSRGEGRPKPPVPERKSSLFSSVSSSFSSTSSLSSCTSSEHPLLPAPLVPPPLPPPAPPLPHSCLPASPSFTNLSAAPPPPPPPPPATPPTLPPSSLPTPPPLPPSTRPPPPPYSYAISKASHHALEPTVSSSTVFSPPSSPPPFPPPPSPPPSFSETPEFPLATLPPPPPPPAFPVLPTLPTSSSICLLSSRLGKSPDPFARVATHHFPLVTAQALQGVKLRSIKNQEGVLASPVPVNDTSADATVYSQPRMLPANAKHSDSSHKLPTKEVCSTCPLLANANLDGLANGAVKLSDPGSENAVRDLGSNEDNMSNALTGNANVDGNPNGLKIDHDYYSKMDMRTSNGNTVYANHQSQQAIISSPANERNSGHQITSGKTLQEVQSSKQQRAESEIHATPWVKMLNGVDKNRVNKIVQDSTLQQQQVKDTIQSKPYWTLSGTNQMSQKESRIFLPENKGKVETNDKSNSEMQHQSADVSPAVYSQVKQRNKLFKPGSPRKHSSPEKTVLPKKPDLCILGPVASPEANTTVSRDTSPQKQKPPKSYKEPDLSLTSPREIKLLYTSRRSGEPLNSISGTCGTLEITGISYGQSYTGTSTFGIMGTAGSRNTSNGIQSPLEDCGTSGICETVESSILESCGTSGTSTLGNLGTHRGTSDETDPRRLYKDNQTFHKRLMKSSLAEDEEEDEKVEEQRLKTTMMVRMSSSSKKKVKATKRRKRRTGRKLLMMSPTMEPSPSSSSSSSSSSSSSGDEQDVVKVRAMPTTASLRMTKEVCDEETSDSESSCAQIGQSRYSLSSALSTESLRGDLSLPDLLIHEAGDEEVKKRGKEGAQSTEMKETRGPSGPDLFVRVSADQMFISSQPRTTEDLFAVIHRSKRKMLGRKDSEEDGNCIMSSSSRPVTPANPLLRSTRPAALRSQRSTRSESFKALLLRKGSRSRSSSRLSAVEQLCKASSPTSTDFQGVLSLPPPLEEMQVKSRSSSLSHTLDRRDTNASLPLDIPVSPTSLGSQNFSVMFGFKQRDLTYNDFLFTSSSPFFFLSSSSPSTRPRFFTPPCSASRRFGARCRLFATPMAAIFEGECEEEEEEENNNEVFAESPGTEGETSQRLLEIC
- the LOC137125453 gene encoding NHS-like protein 1 isoform X1; this translates as MTSCCNQARSTFTDTLRRWARDDNMLCLKGDRDSKWSVHYTTQKPQHGLLFVPGTRRSGGADDLQACNGLTQHGCSEPASSHLHHLSSASPPSSSSLDQLEGRTRGGWKNRSQKMSSASSDEDERFILDNTRPLTPLVLNPIQLTSSWDAFAPAYEPTVDVEMEPTPRLPTPEERMRQQAEAVGADIVPINITGESFDRQASFRRTISRTDSLSRRPRNLPGRKTVASIPDVVQKLDTPLVLPSQFSIVGQPPSSRISTNQQITVDEKVVERGEIRKEGQSAGRKIRAPRGEGISRLMASLTSSPRVDPCQDHASSICSPSLEVRSLPRLATNSSLNSEASCNSVCYRTLSASSSCCQSQDLKSFPSDLQPLLPFDPTARVIPQSPYSSSSSLSSSPGTSSLPTTPSHALQPEWSYLSDKPLNEASQHHSSTSSSHYLSSSSIADSESQFSYQTLDDQTQHYTQCSYSEASWSSQPLSPSSSVHSSQTEGDWNTITQMRCVSGESWSCDPLLSSWCSSSAYADSASLCSDKNTSSPLLNREKRESSSSSSCSRNIIRSISLRKSKRPPLPPLRSDSLKRRSGRSKPSRSTSSPRLESRPHLEHIAQQTPTSSPQTFHDPWVPRNNRNNCGTVTTFEPLSQVCHASTSDNSPLSEHLPQSPTQALGFAPGSPCSEEEALRFTLNTQPDASSVAGLHRLASPSSGYSSQSNTPTPGTPVSSPLTPSSPLTASPGPFYLPLSSPFPSPKPSSLPLSPAASSLSRAPSRGEGRPKPPVPERKSSLFSSVSSSFSSTSSLSSCTSSEHPLLPAPLVPPPLPPPAPPLPHSCLPASPSFTNLSAAPPPPPPPPPATPPTLPPSSLPTPPPLPPSTRPPPPPYSYAISKASHHALEPTVSSSTVFSPPSSPPPFPPPPSPPPSFSETPEFPLATLPPPPPPPAFPVLPTLPTSSSICLLSSRLGKSPDPFARVATHHFPLVTAQALQGVKLRSIKNQEGVLASPVPVNDTSADATVYSQPRMLPANAKHSDSSHKLPTKEVCSTCPLLANANLDGLANGAVKLSDPGSENAVRDLGSNEDNMSNALTGNANVDGNPNGLKIDHDYYSKMDMRTSNGNTVYANHQSQQAIISSPANERNSGHQITSGKTLQEVQSSKQQRAESEIHATPWVKMLNGVDKNRVNKIVQDSTLQQQQVKDTIQSKPYWTLSGTNQMSQKESRIFLPENKGKVETNDKSNSEMQHQSADVSPAVYSQVKQRNKLFKPGSPRKHSSPEKTVLPKKPDLCILGPVASPEANTTVSRDTSPQKQKPPKSYKEPDLSLTSPREIKLLYTSRRSGEPLNSISGTCGTLEITGISYGQSYTGTSTFGIMGTAGSRNTSNGIQSPLEDCGTSGICETVESSILESCGTSGTSTLGNLGTHRGTSDETDPRRLYKDNQTFHKRLMKSSLAEDEEEDEKVEEQRLKTTMMVRMSSSSKKKVKATKRRKRRTGRKLLMMSPTMEPSPSSSSSSSSSSSSSGDEQDVVKVRAMPTTASLRMTKEVCDEETSDSESSCAQIGQSRYSLSSALSTESLRGDLSLPDLLIHEAGDEEVKKRGKEGAQSTEMKETRGPSGPDLFVRVSADQMFISSQPRTTEDLFAVIHRSKRKMLGRKDSEEDGNCIMSSSSRPVTPANPLLRSTRPAALRSQRSTRSESFKALLLRKGSRSRSSSRLSAVEQLCKASSPTSTDFQGVLSLPPPLEEMQVKSRSSSLSHTLDRRDTNASLPLDIPVSPTSLGSQNFSVMFGFKQRDLTYNDFLFTSSSPFFFLSSSSPSTRPRFFTPPCSASRRFGARCRLFATPMAAIFEGECEEEEEEENNNEVFAESPGTEGETSQRLLEIC